One Nocardia sp. BMG111209 DNA segment encodes these proteins:
- a CDS encoding maleylpyruvate isomerase family mycothiol-dependent enzyme, with translation MTSTDQDTARLRAHTVAERERLAGLLAGLGPRQWAAPSLCDGWRVREVLAHMTMPYRTSTLGFLRGMIAARFAFDRYADRAARADTARMSDAELLAALRDNVGHPWRPPGGGAAGALSHDVIHGLDITEPLGLPAAPIDRIATVLRAGGPRSFAYFGVDLDGVRLRANDSDVELGDGTPITLSAKDILLIVTGRRPIPEH, from the coding sequence ATGACCAGCACCGATCAGGACACCGCCCGGCTGCGTGCGCACACCGTCGCCGAGCGCGAACGACTCGCCGGACTGCTCGCCGGCCTCGGCCCGCGGCAGTGGGCCGCCCCCTCACTGTGCGACGGCTGGCGCGTGCGCGAGGTGCTCGCGCACATGACGATGCCCTACCGGACCTCGACCCTCGGATTCCTGCGCGGGATGATCGCGGCCCGGTTCGCCTTCGACCGATACGCCGATCGCGCCGCACGCGCCGATACCGCGCGCATGAGCGACGCCGAACTGCTTGCCGCACTACGGGACAACGTCGGCCACCCGTGGCGGCCGCCGGGCGGCGGGGCGGCGGGTGCGCTGAGCCACGACGTGATCCACGGTCTCGACATCACCGAGCCGCTGGGCCTGCCGGCCGCGCCCATCGACCGCATCGCCACCGTGCTGCGGGCCGGCGGTCCCCGGTCCTTCGCCTACTTCGGGGTCGACCTCGACGGAGTTCGGTTGCGGGCGAACGATTCCGATGTCGAACTCGGCGACGGAACGCCGATCACCCTGTCCGCCAAGGATATTCTGCTGATCGTGACGGGACGCCGCCCGATACCCGAACACTGA
- a CDS encoding endonuclease/exonuclease/phosphatase family protein encodes MISVATWNVLHRVHAENWYEEVADRWPDEPARIAAVTRWVAEREEHAVALQEVSGDQLAALREALPHRAVHALRYPRVPRSRRIATALRDRDEHLVVLTAPGSRLVTATAFADDPGKGVVVVRTGDLTVIATHVTGDGRRGGQFARLAELATAATGPTVVLGDFNADRATVAAGLGAGFAVAALPDLVPTRPRTVGTKSEFIDHVVTIGAVTTAVAVEDLHGVSDHNPVRATVVPTPG; translated from the coding sequence GTGATCTCCGTCGCCACCTGGAACGTCCTGCATCGCGTGCACGCCGAGAACTGGTACGAGGAGGTGGCCGACCGGTGGCCGGACGAGCCCGCGCGCATCGCCGCCGTGACGCGCTGGGTGGCCGAGCGCGAGGAACACGCCGTCGCATTGCAGGAAGTCAGCGGCGATCAGCTCGCCGCACTGCGAGAAGCGTTGCCGCACCGCGCCGTTCACGCGTTGCGCTATCCCCGGGTGCCACGCTCGCGGCGGATCGCGACCGCACTGCGGGACCGGGACGAGCATCTGGTCGTACTCACCGCGCCGGGCAGCCGGCTGGTCACCGCGACCGCCTTCGCCGACGATCCGGGCAAGGGGGTCGTGGTCGTCCGCACCGGCGATCTGACCGTGATCGCCACCCATGTCACCGGCGACGGCCGCCGCGGTGGCCAGTTCGCCCGGCTGGCGGAATTGGCCACGGCGGCAACCGGTCCCACGGTCGTGCTCGGGGATTTCAACGCCGATCGCGCGACGGTGGCGGCGGGGCTCGGCGCCGGGTTCGCGGTCGCCGCGCTCCCGGATCTCGTGCCGACCCGGCCCCGCACCGTCGGCACGAAATCCGAGTTCATCGACCACGTGGTCACCATCGGCGCCGTCACGACGGCGGTCGCGGTCGAGGATCTGCACGGCGTCTCGGACCACAATCCGGTCCGGGCCACGGTGGTGCCGACTCCGGGCTGA
- a CDS encoding SDR family oxidoreductase — translation MNETAVITGAAGGIGAAVARRLASAGVRCVLVDRDPRVADVAAEIGGASVVGDLTDPALSERAVATAGERLDLLVLNAGINSVDKDPATLDLDRYRAVVGVNQHAVVWGLRAALPVMRRAGGGSIVVTASLAALQGVPQDPVYTMTKHAVIGLVRAFSGTLAREHIRLSAVCPGLVDTPLTEGGRDRFRAAGIPMLSADIVAAEIEGLLRTGEPGTELVVRPGQPSARYRSAPLP, via the coding sequence ATGAACGAGACAGCGGTGATCACCGGGGCCGCCGGTGGTATCGGTGCGGCGGTGGCGCGGCGGCTGGCGAGTGCCGGCGTCCGATGTGTGCTGGTGGATCGCGATCCGCGGGTGGCGGACGTGGCGGCCGAGATCGGCGGCGCGTCCGTCGTCGGCGATCTCACCGATCCGGCGCTGTCCGAACGCGCGGTGGCCACCGCCGGCGAGCGGCTGGATCTGCTGGTGCTGAACGCGGGGATCAACTCGGTCGACAAGGATCCCGCGACCCTCGATCTCGACCGCTACCGGGCCGTGGTCGGCGTCAACCAGCACGCGGTGGTGTGGGGCCTGCGCGCGGCGCTGCCGGTGATGCGCCGCGCCGGCGGCGGCTCGATCGTGGTGACGGCCTCGCTGGCCGCACTGCAGGGCGTACCGCAGGATCCCGTCTACACGATGACCAAACACGCCGTGATCGGCCTGGTGCGAGCGTTCTCGGGCACGCTGGCCCGGGAGCACATCCGACTGTCCGCGGTATGTCCCGGCCTGGTCGACACCCCGCTGACCGAGGGTGGACGGGATCGGTTCCGGGCGGCGGGCATTCCGATGCTGTCGGCGGACATCGTCGCCGCGGAGATCGAGGGACTGCTGCGCACCGGCGAGCCCGGCACCGAACTGGTGGTGCGGCCGGGGCAGCCGTCGGCCCGCTATCGATCGGCCCCGCTGCCGTGA
- a CDS encoding TetR/AcrR family transcriptional regulator, translated as MTADRPHGGRREEILRAALDMIAERGYRGTSLDAVAEAVGLTRQGVLHYFPGKQQLLAAILERTVEVGRGDLPPHRLQADVPGQLAAVVAHNRAHPAFAQAYSVLMAESATAGHPARDVFRQHYRQVLDEMTRGYTERWGERLPSGLTPHAAAVAVLALLDGMQQQWLLDRDRTGDPEIMRAVLTVLFGTESPDLQP; from the coding sequence GTGACCGCCGACCGGCCGCACGGCGGGCGACGCGAGGAGATCCTGCGGGCCGCACTCGACATGATCGCCGAGCGCGGCTATCGCGGAACCTCGCTGGACGCCGTCGCGGAGGCCGTGGGCCTCACCAGACAGGGTGTGCTGCACTACTTTCCGGGCAAACAACAGTTGCTGGCCGCGATCCTGGAACGCACCGTCGAGGTCGGGCGCGGGGATCTGCCGCCGCACCGGTTGCAGGCGGATGTGCCGGGTCAACTCGCCGCGGTGGTCGCCCACAACCGCGCGCATCCGGCGTTCGCGCAGGCGTACAGCGTGCTGATGGCCGAGAGCGCGACCGCCGGGCACCCCGCCCGGGACGTTTTCCGGCAGCACTACCGGCAGGTGCTCGACGAGATGACGCGCGGCTACACCGAGCGCTGGGGCGAGCGGCTGCCCTCCGGCCTGACCCCGCACGCGGCCGCGGTCGCGGTGCTGGCCCTGCTGGACGGGATGCAGCAGCAGTGGTTGCTGGATCGGGATCGCACCGGCGATCCGGAGATCATGCGCGCGGTGCTCACGGTTCTGTTCGGCACCGAATCCCCTGACCTGCAGCCGTAG
- a CDS encoding mycofactocin-coupled SDR family oxidoreductase, giving the protein MARLDGKIAFITGIARGQGRAHAVRLAHEGADIIGIDLAGPLPNVPYDSPTPEDLAETVRLVEAEGRKIIAHRGDVRDLEGMRQLVDGAVADLGGLDVVVANAGICVPTTWDQATPEIFRDHMDINVTGVWNTVMVSAGHLITRGGGSIILISSYAGKKVQPFMVHYTTSKHAVTGMTRAFAAELGRHRIRVNSIHPGGVNTPMGSGDMQGALERASATNPPLATMGTPFVPQWAAEPEEISAAVAFLASDESSFITSEHLSIDGGAQYY; this is encoded by the coding sequence ATGGCTAGATTGGACGGCAAAATCGCCTTCATCACCGGTATCGCGCGCGGGCAGGGCCGGGCCCACGCCGTACGGCTGGCCCACGAAGGCGCCGACATCATCGGTATCGATCTCGCCGGACCGCTGCCGAACGTGCCGTACGACTCCCCCACCCCCGAGGATCTCGCCGAGACGGTCCGCCTGGTCGAGGCCGAGGGCCGCAAGATCATCGCCCACCGGGGCGACGTGCGCGACCTCGAGGGTATGCGGCAGCTGGTGGACGGCGCGGTGGCGGATCTGGGCGGCCTCGACGTGGTGGTCGCCAACGCCGGCATCTGCGTGCCGACCACCTGGGATCAGGCCACGCCGGAGATCTTCCGGGACCACATGGACATCAACGTGACCGGCGTGTGGAACACGGTGATGGTCTCGGCCGGGCACCTGATCACCCGCGGTGGCGGCTCGATCATCCTGATCAGCTCGTACGCCGGGAAGAAGGTGCAGCCGTTCATGGTGCACTACACCACCAGCAAGCACGCCGTGACCGGCATGACCCGGGCCTTCGCCGCCGAACTCGGCCGCCACCGCATCCGGGTCAACAGCATCCACCCCGGCGGGGTGAACACCCCGATGGGATCCGGCGACATGCAGGGCGCGCTGGAACGGGCGAGCGCGACCAATCCGCCGCTGGCGACGATGGGCACCCCGTTCGTACCGCAGTGGGCCGCCGAGCCGGAGGAGATCTCGGCGGCGGTGGCATTCCTCGCCTCGGACGAGTCGAGCTTCATCACCTCGGAGCATCTGAGCATCGACGGCGGCGCGCAGTACTACTGA
- a CDS encoding carboxymuconolactone decarboxylase family protein, translating to MPRLREVPRAEVTDERILFFYDRLFGRDKDPAVDHGTIHATPGDWWTVFAQSPAVFRHAVKGFAVYRNATLDPVLRELGQCRAGYARGSQFVFSQHSKQMRSLGVAEEKIAAVPHWQVSAAYSELERAVLAYTDGLVYDGGRVPDEVFAVLKANLSDPEILELTYITTMYDMHATICRALRLEFDDRPELIEEFRVPEGVEVRDLSADLSGE from the coding sequence ATGCCCCGTTTGCGCGAAGTACCCCGTGCCGAAGTCACCGACGAGCGGATCCTGTTCTTCTACGACCGGTTGTTCGGCCGGGACAAGGATCCCGCGGTCGACCACGGCACCATCCACGCCACCCCTGGTGACTGGTGGACCGTATTCGCCCAGTCGCCGGCGGTGTTCCGGCACGCGGTGAAGGGTTTCGCCGTGTACCGCAACGCGACGCTGGATCCGGTACTGCGTGAATTGGGGCAGTGCCGGGCCGGATATGCCCGCGGCAGCCAGTTCGTCTTTTCCCAGCATTCCAAGCAGATGCGTTCCCTCGGTGTCGCCGAGGAGAAGATCGCCGCCGTTCCGCATTGGCAGGTCAGCGCGGCCTATTCCGAACTCGAGCGGGCGGTGCTGGCCTACACCGACGGCCTGGTGTACGACGGCGGCCGGGTGCCCGACGAGGTTTTCGCGGTACTGAAGGCCAATCTCAGCGATCCGGAAATTCTGGAACTCACCTACATCACCACGATGTACGACATGCACGCCACCATCTGCCGCGCGCTGCGGCTGGAATTCGACGATCGTCCCGAATTGATCGAGGAGTTCCGGGTGCCCGAGGGTGTCGAGGTGCGCGATCTGTCGGCGGATCTGTCCGGCGAATGA
- a CDS encoding VOC family protein — MSRSNQKYELQGINHLALVCSDMRRTIDFYSGVLGMPLVKTIELPGDLGQHFFFDCGNGNTIAFFWLADSPDATPGVAAPKGLPDEGELASAVGSMNHVAFAVPPERFDEYYRRFREEGIKVSRILNHDDSRAGVSAKVHPGTFVRSFYFQDPDGIVLEFACWTRTFTDADVSHEPRTAAGRKVSTAH, encoded by the coding sequence ATGAGCCGATCCAACCAGAAATACGAATTACAGGGAATCAATCATCTGGCGCTGGTCTGTTCCGACATGCGGCGAACCATCGACTTCTATTCGGGTGTGCTGGGCATGCCGCTGGTGAAGACCATCGAGTTGCCCGGGGATCTGGGCCAGCATTTCTTCTTCGATTGCGGCAACGGCAACACCATCGCATTCTTCTGGCTCGCCGACTCGCCGGATGCCACCCCCGGTGTCGCGGCGCCCAAGGGCCTGCCGGACGAGGGTGAACTGGCCAGCGCGGTGGGCTCGATGAACCATGTGGCCTTCGCGGTCCCGCCGGAGCGGTTCGACGAGTACTACCGGCGGTTCCGAGAGGAGGGCATCAAGGTCAGCCGCATCCTCAACCACGACGACAGTCGCGCGGGTGTGTCGGCGAAGGTGCATCCCGGAACCTTCGTGCGTTCCTTCTACTTCCAGGACCCGGACGGCATCGTGCTCGAATTCGCCTGCTGGACCCGCACTTTCACCGACGCGGACGTATCGCACGAACCGCGGACCGCCGCCGGCCGCAAGGTGTCGACCGCGCACTGA
- a CDS encoding TetR/AcrR family transcriptional regulator: MPKSSVNSSPTAVDTLTPRGRKTRDGLLDAARKVFESVGFLDARVELITTEANVSYGTFYRYFESKEDVFGELSTRLFEEMHRREPTGGASAPADRLIAANRAYYTAYRRNAKLLAIVEQVATFNEEFRRLRHEHRRVIIDRTAQAIVRWQSEGLVRPGLDPELAARAMAAMVDHTLYLWLIQGEDADEDALLDTLDQMSLGALGLPLPEPDAP, encoded by the coding sequence ATGCCGAAGTCATCTGTCAACAGCTCGCCCACGGCAGTCGACACGCTGACTCCCCGCGGCCGCAAGACCCGGGACGGGTTGCTCGACGCCGCGCGCAAGGTCTTCGAGTCGGTCGGATTTCTCGATGCCCGGGTCGAACTGATCACCACCGAGGCCAATGTCTCCTACGGCACCTTCTACCGCTATTTCGAGTCGAAGGAGGACGTGTTCGGTGAGCTGAGCACGCGGCTGTTCGAGGAGATGCACCGCCGCGAGCCGACCGGCGGCGCCTCCGCACCGGCGGATCGGCTCATCGCCGCCAATCGCGCCTATTACACGGCCTATCGGCGCAATGCGAAACTGCTCGCCATCGTCGAACAGGTCGCCACCTTCAACGAGGAATTCCGGCGGCTGCGCCACGAGCACCGCCGCGTGATCATCGATCGCACCGCGCAGGCCATCGTCCGCTGGCAGAGCGAGGGCCTGGTCCGGCCCGGTCTCGACCCCGAGCTGGCCGCGCGCGCGATGGCCGCGATGGTCGACCACACGTTGTATCTCTGGCTGATCCAGGGCGAGGACGCCGACGAGGATGCCCTGCTGGACACCCTCGATCAGATGTCCCTCGGGGCCCTCGGGCTGCCGTTGCCCGAGCCCGACGCGCCGTGA
- a CDS encoding nuclear transport factor 2 family protein, producing MNELADRFFAAVSAGDKATLTQLYAPDARIWHNDKGTEETVTENLKVLGWLQRTVENLRYEDIRRHLLPDGFAQQHVLRGTLPGHGPLEVPACLFVRVRDGHIERIEEYVDSAATQPLRDVPVRSGEQR from the coding sequence ATGAACGAATTGGCCGATCGCTTCTTCGCCGCCGTCAGCGCCGGCGACAAGGCGACACTCACGCAGCTGTACGCACCGGATGCCCGGATCTGGCACAACGACAAGGGCACCGAGGAGACCGTCACCGAGAATTTGAAGGTGCTGGGCTGGCTGCAGCGCACCGTGGAAAACCTTCGCTACGAGGACATTCGGCGCCACCTCCTGCCGGACGGCTTCGCCCAGCAGCACGTGCTGCGCGGCACGCTGCCGGGACACGGCCCGCTCGAGGTCCCGGCCTGCCTGTTCGTGCGGGTACGCGACGGGCATATCGAGCGCATCGAGGAATACGTCGATTCGGCCGCGACACAGCCGCTGCGCGACGTGCCCGTGCGGAGCGGGGAGCAGCGATGA
- a CDS encoding acyl-CoA dehydrogenase family protein, with protein MTEIGRATGDIAELSTRMRMFIDEEVIPAERALAAEDAAATAALNELRGRAKELGLWALGHPAEVGGGGVPFLDFVYLNEIIGRSEFGQLAVGSVSMQDTLMLYQHGTEEQRARWIPPIVSGETLPSVGMTEPEVAGSDPTLIATRAELVDDTWVINGHKWFTTGVAQAGYCTVFARTEPDSAPRHSAISAIIVPTDTPGFDIVRSIPTMGHDPSDHYEVRLTDVRVPAANLLGERGRGFAVAQDRLGAGRIFHCMRWLGQAQRAYELMCERANTRFAHGSLLAEKGEIQRYIAESAAEIHAHRLMTLDAARAMDAGEDYRVRVGLIKFWGARMLHNVIDRAIQVHGALGLTADTPLERMYRQARYARVYDGPDEVHRMSTARRLLRDPGAAPWR; from the coding sequence ATGACCGAGATCGGCCGGGCCACCGGCGATATCGCCGAATTGTCCACGCGGATGCGGATGTTCATCGACGAGGAGGTCATCCCGGCCGAACGCGCCCTGGCCGCCGAGGACGCGGCCGCGACCGCCGCGCTGAACGAATTGCGCGGCCGCGCCAAGGAACTCGGGCTGTGGGCACTGGGCCATCCGGCGGAGGTCGGCGGCGGCGGGGTGCCGTTCCTCGACTTCGTCTACCTCAACGAGATCATCGGCCGGTCGGAATTCGGCCAGCTGGCGGTCGGCTCGGTATCCATGCAGGACACGCTGATGCTGTACCAGCACGGCACCGAGGAACAACGGGCCCGCTGGATCCCGCCGATCGTCTCCGGGGAGACCCTGCCGTCGGTCGGCATGACCGAACCGGAGGTCGCGGGCTCCGATCCTACCCTGATCGCCACCCGCGCGGAACTCGTGGACGACACCTGGGTCATCAACGGGCACAAGTGGTTCACCACCGGAGTGGCGCAGGCCGGATACTGCACGGTGTTCGCGCGCACCGAACCCGATTCCGCCCCCAGGCATTCCGCGATCAGCGCGATCATCGTGCCCACCGACACCCCCGGATTCGACATCGTGCGTTCCATTCCCACGATGGGCCACGACCCCAGCGACCACTACGAGGTCCGGCTCACCGATGTCCGGGTCCCGGCGGCCAATCTGCTCGGCGAGCGCGGCCGCGGCTTCGCGGTGGCGCAGGATCGGCTCGGCGCGGGCCGGATCTTCCACTGCATGCGCTGGCTCGGGCAGGCCCAGCGGGCCTACGAGCTGATGTGCGAGCGGGCCAACACTCGGTTCGCGCACGGCTCGCTGCTGGCGGAGAAGGGCGAGATCCAGCGCTACATCGCCGAATCCGCGGCCGAGATCCACGCGCACCGGCTGATGACCCTCGACGCCGCCCGCGCGATGGACGCCGGCGAGGACTACCGGGTGCGCGTCGGGCTGATCAAGTTCTGGGGTGCTCGCATGCTGCACAACGTGATCGACCGCGCCATCCAGGTACACGGCGCGCTCGGCCTCACCGCGGACACCCCGCTGGAACGGATGTACCGGCAGGCCCGCTACGCCCGCGTCTACGACGGCCCGGACGAGGTGCACCGCATGTCGACCGCGCGCCGCCTGCTGCGCGATCCGGGGGCTGCCCCGTGGAGGTGA
- a CDS encoding phosphotransferase, which yields MEVTPEIPAAPQDSAPLGFEAGLAAVLGAALGTTLTEVRARQLTGGASRQVYAVAARDDTGAPRRAILRRDPPGHGDAPRMRAEAACLRAAATAGVPVPAVLGNGDTAPGVDSPYLLMELVDGESIPRKLQRDPEFERLRPGLAAELGRVLGLIHRTPLDELDMLDDGDPVAGIEQIYRDLADPRPTVEMGLRWLHDHAPADRPKALVHGDFRLGNFLIDPSGVRAVLDWELAHIGNPVEDLGWLCVRAWRFGAPAPVGGLGDRDALLDGYESTAGVRPDAAELLWWEVFGTLKWLVLSRFQAQRHFGGQERSIELAAIGRRVCESEYDLLLVLGLLDESVASPAPAEPVATVQDRPDLTEILELVGQTLAEEIGPALTDDAQRQRYLLRICGNLLSIATRELRAGDGPTALVHDLLTELGCDSEAELAQRLRAGSLSYTDPGVRRAATAAVVARLAVTDPRRLSRS from the coding sequence GTGGAGGTGACGCCGGAAATTCCGGCGGCACCACAGGATTCGGCGCCGCTCGGGTTCGAGGCTGGGCTGGCCGCGGTGCTCGGCGCGGCCCTGGGCACCACCCTCACCGAGGTACGTGCCCGGCAGTTGACCGGCGGCGCGAGCCGGCAGGTCTACGCGGTCGCGGCCCGCGACGACACCGGCGCACCGCGGCGGGCCATCCTGCGCCGTGATCCCCCCGGACACGGTGACGCGCCCCGGATGCGCGCCGAGGCGGCCTGCCTGCGGGCGGCCGCCACGGCGGGCGTGCCCGTCCCGGCCGTCCTCGGCAACGGCGACACGGCACCCGGGGTCGACTCGCCGTATCTGCTCATGGAATTGGTCGACGGCGAGTCGATTCCCCGGAAACTGCAACGGGATCCGGAGTTCGAGCGGCTGCGGCCGGGGCTGGCCGCGGAACTCGGCCGGGTGCTGGGCCTGATCCATCGCACCCCGCTGGACGAGCTGGACATGCTCGACGACGGTGATCCGGTGGCGGGAATCGAGCAGATCTACCGTGATCTGGCCGATCCCCGCCCGACGGTCGAGATGGGACTGCGCTGGCTGCACGACCACGCTCCGGCCGATCGCCCGAAAGCCCTGGTGCACGGCGATTTCCGGTTGGGGAACTTCCTCATCGATCCGTCCGGGGTGCGGGCGGTGCTGGACTGGGAGCTCGCCCACATCGGCAATCCGGTCGAGGATCTGGGCTGGTTGTGCGTGCGCGCCTGGCGGTTCGGCGCACCGGCCCCGGTCGGCGGCCTGGGTGACCGGGACGCGCTGCTCGACGGCTACGAGAGCACCGCCGGAGTACGGCCCGATGCGGCCGAACTGCTGTGGTGGGAGGTGTTCGGAACGCTGAAATGGCTGGTACTGAGCAGATTTCAGGCCCAGCGGCATTTCGGCGGGCAGGAGCGCTCGATCGAGCTGGCCGCGATCGGCAGGCGAGTCTGCGAATCCGAATACGATCTGCTGCTGGTGCTCGGCCTGCTCGACGAGTCGGTGGCGTCGCCCGCCCCAGCGGAACCCGTTGCCACCGTGCAGGATCGCCCCGACCTCACCGAGATCCTGGAGTTGGTCGGGCAGACGCTGGCGGAGGAGATCGGCCCCGCGCTGACCGACGATGCCCAGCGGCAGCGCTACCTGCTACGCATCTGCGGCAATCTGCTCTCGATCGCGACCCGCGAACTGCGCGCGGGCGACGGACCCACCGCTCTAGTCCACGACCTGCTGACCGAACTGGGCTGCGATTCGGAAGCGGAACTGGCGCAACGACTCCGGGCCGGGTCGCTGTCCTACACCGACCCGGGTGTACGGCGCGCGGCCACCGCCGCCGTCGTCGCCCGGCTGGCCGTCACCGACCCCCGGCGGCTGAGCCGGTCCTGA
- a CDS encoding tyrosine-protein phosphatase — protein sequence MTMREPMTGASGMVNARDLGGLRTPDGRQVRFRRVVRADSPTELDTAGLAHLLDEFGLRTVIDLRNVEEVAVDGCGELRERVSRYRNLPVHGPDRQRLDLTAVSADGSMLDRYLGYLEESPDTIVAALTELADPEGTPALVHCAAGKDRTGVVIALLLGVIGVGEEDIVADYAETAVNSELLRARIGRARTVHARGGAVATLPDWVFAAEATTMRRFLDQVSAEHGGIVAWATAAGLEPAVQQRLSEIMLEPAA from the coding sequence ATGACGATGCGGGAACCGATGACGGGGGCGTCCGGGATGGTCAATGCGCGGGACCTGGGTGGTCTGCGCACTCCCGACGGGCGGCAGGTGCGTTTCCGGCGGGTGGTCCGGGCGGACAGCCCGACCGAACTCGACACGGCCGGTCTGGCGCATCTGCTGGACGAGTTCGGGCTGCGTACCGTGATCGATCTGCGCAATGTCGAAGAGGTCGCCGTCGACGGCTGCGGTGAATTGCGCGAGCGGGTGTCCCGGTACCGCAATCTGCCCGTGCACGGCCCGGACCGGCAGCGGCTGGACCTGACCGCCGTCAGCGCCGACGGCAGCATGCTGGACCGGTATCTCGGATATCTCGAGGAGAGCCCGGACACGATCGTCGCGGCGCTGACCGAACTGGCCGATCCGGAGGGCACCCCGGCGCTGGTGCACTGCGCCGCCGGCAAGGACCGCACGGGCGTGGTGATCGCACTGCTGCTCGGCGTGATCGGGGTCGGCGAGGAGGACATTGTCGCCGACTATGCGGAGACCGCCGTGAACAGCGAGCTGCTGCGCGCCCGGATCGGCCGCGCGCGCACGGTGCACGCGCGAGGCGGCGCGGTGGCCACGCTGCCCGACTGGGTCTTCGCGGCCGAGGCCACGACCATGCGCCGGTTCCTGGATCAGGTTTCGGCCGAGCACGGCGGCATCGTCGCGTGGGCCACCGCCGCGGGCCTCGAACCCGCTGTGCAGCAGCGGCTTTCGGAAATCATGCTGGAGCCTGCCGCCTGA
- a CDS encoding ADP-ribosylglycohydrolase family protein — MPLNSDAARDSLDGLSVGDALGAQFFVPGRSLPELRAGRPPAPPWEWTDDTEMACSVYAQIRGDGRIDRDKLAAAFADRCEPYRGYSGGTVVVLHQIRDGRPWADAAGTQFDGRGSWGNGAAMRVAPLGAYFAGDPDRAAAQAARSAEVTHRHPEAIVGAMAVAVAASYAAASRTKPCAPEELLRAVEPYLVEGRTASGVRRAARLLGRSVAEAAYELGNGAQVSAADTVPFTLWAAATFAGDYPAAVTACVEAGGDVDTTAAIVGGIVAARTGIGSGDGVRGVPRQWLSAREPLPVWAVSDRADGEVEGGGGPDMR; from the coding sequence ATGCCGCTGAATTCCGATGCCGCTCGGGACAGCCTCGATGGTCTGTCCGTCGGCGATGCGCTGGGTGCGCAATTCTTCGTGCCGGGTCGTTCGCTACCCGAGCTTCGTGCCGGTCGGCCGCCGGCGCCGCCGTGGGAATGGACCGACGATACGGAGATGGCCTGTTCGGTGTACGCGCAGATCCGTGGCGACGGCCGGATCGACCGCGACAAGCTGGCCGCGGCGTTCGCCGACCGGTGTGAGCCGTACCGGGGTTACAGCGGGGGCACCGTCGTTGTGCTGCACCAGATTCGCGACGGCCGGCCCTGGGCCGATGCCGCGGGCACGCAGTTCGACGGACGCGGTTCCTGGGGCAACGGCGCCGCGATGCGGGTCGCTCCGCTCGGCGCGTATTTCGCCGGAGACCCGGATCGCGCGGCGGCGCAGGCGGCCCGGTCGGCGGAGGTGACGCACCGGCACCCGGAGGCGATCGTGGGCGCCATGGCGGTCGCCGTCGCGGCGAGCTACGCCGCGGCGAGTCGTACGAAGCCTTGTGCGCCCGAGGAACTGCTGCGCGCCGTCGAGCCGTATCTGGTCGAGGGCCGGACCGCGAGCGGTGTGCGCCGCGCGGCACGGCTGCTGGGCCGATCGGTGGCGGAAGCGGCCTACGAACTCGGTAACGGTGCGCAGGTCAGCGCCGCGGATACGGTGCCGTTCACGCTGTGGGCGGCCGCGACCTTCGCCGGTGACTATCCCGCCGCCGTCACCGCGTGCGTCGAGGCCGGCGGCGATGTGGACACCACGGCCGCGATCGTCGGCGGAATCGTCGCGGCGCGTACGGGTATCGGCTCGGGAGACGGTGTTCGCGGAGTACCCCGGCAGTGGTTGTCGGCACGGGAGCCGCTGCCGGTCTGGGCGGTGTCCGACCGCGCTGACGGCGAGGTCGAAGGCGGTGGCGGCCCGGACATGCGGTGA
- a CDS encoding DUF2510 domain-containing protein → MGNLDAWHWLILVLILAVMAAAIVVVIVVQASRSRRGPGRGATAPAQPGWYPDGTDPTRLRWFDGTQWTDDTKEP, encoded by the coding sequence GTGGGAAACCTGGACGCCTGGCACTGGCTGATTCTCGTGTTGATTCTCGCCGTCATGGCCGCTGCGATCGTGGTCGTGATCGTCGTGCAGGCCTCGCGCTCGCGTCGCGGGCCGGGGCGGGGCGCAACCGCTCCGGCGCAGCCGGGTTGGTATCCCGACGGCACGGATCCCACGCGGCTGAGGTGGTTCGACGGCACGCAGTGGACCGACGACACCAAGGAACCGTGA